ACAGTCTAACGAGACCTTTGCTGAATCCTCAGATTGGCTGAGTCGAGTTTCATTTACTGTAGAGAATGTTTCAGAAAAGTCGATCGAATACATGCTCATCCATTTGTGGCTTCCAGAAACTAGAGCCTCCGGATCGGTTTTGGTTTATCAGATCGCTTTTGGAAACTTAAATCCATCAAAAGGGGGGGGTCCCGCATTTCTCCTGGAACCCGGTGCGAGAACTAGAATTTCACTGGCAAACGAGTATTCGAAGATTGAAACATTCGTAAGTCCCAGGCACTCCATGGCAGACATCCAGAAAGCCCGCCTTGAGGTTGGTTTTTTGCTTTTTGACGATCAGACTGCGTGGAGCGTCGGTACACACCTAAGGCGCGATAGTAAAGACCCTAATCGCTTCATTCCACTGGAATAGCTAGGCAAGGTGTGCAAAGAGCATTGGCAAACTTTCCAGGTGAGCGATTTACGCCCTTTTTTATACTTTTCGGAATTGGAGCACTGTTTGCCATCGGGTATCAATGGCTCCGGAGCCCAGAACCTGTTTACGCACAATATTCAATTCAGTGCGATCAATTTAGCAGTTTTGAGCACGGCTGCGGTAACAATGAAACGTTTGGGCTCGGTTACTACATAGAGACAGCGTTCGTTTCCACCGGAGAAGGAATAAATGCTGCCGTTGAGGGGAGCACTAACTGCGTTGGCACGTCAGGTGGTGCGGTTCCTGACGTTCGTCTTGCCACGAACAACTCAGGATATTGCTGTGATCGCGACTACGACGGATTTGTCGGGAATAGACCAGGATGCGGAACGTGGTTGGATTGTAACGACAATAATGCTTCTATTCACCCTAATGACACGGAAGTTTGCGATTCGGTCGATAACAACTGCGATGCGAATATTGATGAGGGTGGCGTTTGCTGTACGCAACAAACCGAACCGTTGTGTTTCGATCAAGGGTACGGTTGCGGTTCGTTCATTGACCCTTATCAGGGATTTTGTAAGCCAGAGTGCTGCGCAGCATGTTACGCCAATGGTGGACAATATTGTGAAACAAATTGTAATTGTTGGACGCCGATAGTGATTGATGTTGCAGGAAACGGTTTCAACTTAACGAACGGGGCCAACGGAGTTTACTTTAAATCAAGCCCTGATGGCGAAATTGTTAGGACGGCTTGGACCGCCTTCGGTAGCGATGATGCGTTCCTAGTACTTGACCGAAACGGAAACGGGACGATTGATGACGGCAGTGAGTTGTTTGGATGCTCCACTCCGCAGCCCGTGCCGCCGATAGGCGGAATAGGAAATGGTTTTATAGCGTTAGCTGAATATGATAAGCCTGCGAATGGCGGTAACGGTGACGGCAGTATTGATCACAGGGACACAATCTTTCCGTTCCTTCAGTTGTGGCGGGACACCAAACACAATGGTGTTTCAGAACAAGACGAACTTTTAGCGTT
This sequence is a window from Acidobacteriota bacterium. Protein-coding genes within it:
- a CDS encoding putative metal-binding motif-containing protein; the encoded protein is MQRALANFPGERFTPFFILFGIGALFAIGYQWLRSPEPVYAQYSIQCDQFSSFEHGCGNNETFGLGYYIETAFVSTGEGINAAVEGSTNCVGTSGGAVPDVRLATNNSGYCCDRDYDGFVGNRPGCGTWLDCNDNNASIHPNDTEVCDSVDNNCDANIDEGGVCCTQQTEPLCFDQGYGCGSFIDPYQGFCKPECCAACYANGGQYCETNCNCWTPIVIDVAGNGFNLTNGANGVYFKSSPDGEIVRTAWTAFGSDDAFLVLDRNGNGTIDDGSELFGCSTPQPVPPIGGIGNGFIALAEYDKPANGGNGDGSIDHRDTIFPFLQLWRDTKHNGVSEQDELLALPHSEIRQIELLFRESRRQDLHGNRFKYRAKVLDIRGAHVKKWAWNVFPVVQP